One part of the Gammaproteobacteria bacterium genome encodes these proteins:
- a CDS encoding lipid A deacylase LpxR family protein: MQTLKFVYLLLCLIATPGLAQLLPEDQWGAGLYLDQDLAVPFLNEDRDYTMGIAAEFFWQDKKTGLYPLDGAVERIGLWMGLHAKQDTIVRSFMLGSVTYTPKDLSDPNPIYNDRPYASLFYLTNKRVRVNRENAVGVELQLGLLGADLADDVQTALHRLWRDAADSDRPVDPQGWGHQISQGGELTLRARLSNSQLLFEEHNNWDIASAGSLTLGYQTNLSLGLSARVGRLASPSWTLPFDPVNRGNFLPSLAGTEWYGWAVYRLRLVGYDAFLQGQFRDSEVTFRWNEIEPILHEGGLGFTFTYQPLQFTLAVNAKSPELKHGLNHRNHYWGGLYMVYRF; encoded by the coding sequence ATGCAAACACTCAAGTTTGTTTATCTATTGTTATGTCTGATCGCCACGCCTGGCCTGGCTCAGCTCCTGCCTGAGGATCAGTGGGGGGCTGGGCTGTATCTCGATCAGGATCTGGCGGTGCCGTTTCTCAATGAGGACCGCGACTACACCATGGGGATAGCCGCCGAGTTTTTCTGGCAGGACAAAAAGACCGGCCTCTACCCGCTGGACGGTGCCGTGGAACGCATCGGTCTCTGGATGGGCTTGCACGCAAAACAGGACACGATCGTGCGCAGTTTTATGCTCGGTTCCGTCACCTATACACCGAAGGACCTGTCCGACCCGAACCCGATCTATAATGACCGGCCGTATGCCTCGCTGTTTTACCTCACTAATAAACGGGTGCGGGTCAACCGGGAAAACGCCGTCGGGGTTGAGCTCCAGCTGGGGCTGCTGGGCGCGGACCTGGCCGACGATGTGCAGACCGCGCTGCACCGTTTGTGGCGCGATGCCGCTGACAGCGACCGACCCGTGGACCCCCAGGGCTGGGGTCACCAGATCTCACAGGGCGGCGAACTCACCCTGCGGGCCCGGCTCAGCAATTCACAGCTACTGTTTGAAGAGCATAACAACTGGGACATCGCCAGCGCGGGCAGTCTGACGCTGGGCTATCAGACCAACCTCAGCCTGGGGCTCTCGGCCCGCGTCGGTCGGCTTGCCAGCCCCTCCTGGACGCTGCCGTTTGACCCGGTCAATCGCGGCAATTTCCTGCCCTCGCTGGCCGGCACTGAATGGTACGGCTGGGCCGTGTATCGCCTGCGACTGGTGGGCTACGACGCCTTCCTGCAGGGCCAGTTCCGCGACAGCGAAGTCACCTTCCGCTGGAACGAGATCGAACCCATCCTGCATGAGGGCGGCCTTGGCTTTACCTTCACCTACCAGCCCCTGCAGTTCACGCTGGCGGTGAATGCCAAATCGCCTGAGCTGAAGCATGGCCTCAATCACCGTAACCACTACTGGGGCGGCCTGTACATGGTGTATCGGTTTTAG
- the ampE gene encoding regulatory signaling modulator protein AmpE, whose protein sequence is MFLLAILISLTLEKLLPTLNGLRSLAWFDHYQLWVRSRFEHHEKWQGVPSLLIIVLLPVVGIAALQHFLNELLALLGFLFSVIVLTYCLGPADEHRRVNEYLEAIDNDDPESAERALTAVLQAGGHGHHNAPADEQTRIQRLIETILILTHDRVLAVLFWFVVLGPMGAVLYRLTLALLPPAIDDPNTQTTTSDRREFNHTVTRLHHLLSWIPSHLTAFSYAIMGSFVHALHAWQNRFNEAIAEPLATPAESLPLQTVEQTAPASDALPETHRLLLRIGMAALQFDTRPPQDNTAIRETLGLCGRSLVAWITLLAIMTLAGWAS, encoded by the coding sequence ATGTTCCTGCTTGCAATACTGATCAGCCTCACCCTGGAAAAATTACTGCCTACCCTCAATGGGCTGCGCAGCCTGGCCTGGTTTGACCATTACCAGTTATGGGTTCGATCCCGCTTCGAGCACCATGAAAAATGGCAGGGCGTCCCCAGCCTGCTGATCATCGTCCTGCTGCCCGTCGTCGGCATCGCCGCCCTGCAACATTTTCTCAATGAGCTGCTGGCCCTGCTGGGGTTTCTGTTCAGCGTCATCGTGCTCACCTATTGCCTTGGCCCTGCCGACGAACACCGCCGCGTCAACGAGTATCTGGAGGCCATCGACAACGACGACCCCGAAAGCGCAGAAAGGGCCCTGACAGCGGTGCTGCAGGCCGGCGGACACGGCCACCACAACGCGCCTGCGGATGAGCAAACACGCATCCAGCGCCTGATCGAGACCATCCTTATCCTCACCCACGACCGGGTGCTGGCCGTACTGTTCTGGTTTGTGGTGCTCGGTCCCATGGGTGCCGTACTGTACCGGCTCACCCTGGCGCTGCTGCCCCCCGCGATCGACGACCCGAACACTCAAACGACAACTAGCGACCGCCGCGAATTCAACCATACCGTCACCCGCCTGCACCATCTGCTCAGCTGGATACCCAGCCATCTCACCGCATTCAGCTACGCCATCATGGGCAGTTTTGTGCACGCCCTGCACGCCTGGCAGAATCGCTTTAATGAAGCGATCGCGGAACCGCTGGCAACGCCAGCCGAATCCTTACCGTTACAAACGGTGGAACAAACAGCACCAGCATCAGACGCCCTCCCCGAAACCCATCGCCTGCTGTTGCGCATCGGCATGGCCGCCCTGCAATTCGACACCCGGCCACCCCAGGACAACACCGCGATACGTGAAACCCTCGGCCTCTGCGGGCGCAGCCTGGTCGCCTGGATCACCCTGCTGGCCATCATGACCCTGGCCGGATGGGCCAGCTGA
- the ampD gene encoding 1,6-anhydro-N-acetylmuramyl-L-alanine amidase AmpD, with protein sequence MHIDPNTGLLSDARQRPSPNYDARPQDCGVDLLVIHAISLPAGQFGGPWIDDLFCNRLDAGAHADFAEICGLSVSAHALIRRDGEIVQYVPFQQRAWHAGKSTFQGRERCNDFSIGIELEGGDDHPFEAIQYQRLAQLTQALMQTYPRISREHIIGHSDIAPGRKTDPGPHFDWARLWQLLEDPSL encoded by the coding sequence ATGCATATCGATCCCAACACCGGCCTGCTCAGCGATGCCCGACAACGGCCCTCGCCCAACTACGATGCGCGCCCGCAAGACTGCGGCGTCGATCTGCTGGTGATCCACGCCATCAGCCTGCCCGCTGGACAATTCGGCGGCCCCTGGATCGATGACCTGTTCTGCAACCGGCTCGATGCCGGCGCCCATGCCGATTTCGCCGAGATCTGCGGCCTGAGCGTCTCCGCCCATGCGCTGATCCGTCGCGACGGCGAAATCGTGCAATATGTCCCCTTCCAGCAACGGGCCTGGCATGCGGGAAAATCCACCTTTCAGGGCCGCGAACGCTGCAACGATTTTTCCATCGGCATCGAACTGGAAGGCGGCGACGACCACCCCTTCGAGGCCATCCAGTACCAACGCCTCGCCCAACTCACCCAGGCGCTGATGCAGACCTACCCCAGGATCAGCCGCGAGCACATCATCGGCCACAGCGACATCGCCCCCGGCCGCAAAACCGACCCCGGTCCCCATTTCGACTGGGCACGGCTGTGGCAACTGCTGGAAGACCCGTCGCTCTAA